GAGGGATCCAGCAGTGAGAAGCAACGTAGAGGCATTTCTATGCTATCCTGGGCTTCATGCAATCTGGAACCACAGACTTACACATTGGCTTTACAAGCACAGGGTGTTTCTGCTGTCTAGAATAATATCAAATATCTCCAGGTTTTTTACAGGGATAGAGATACATCCTGGTGCTACAATAGGAAGAAGGGTATTTATAGACCATGGTACAGGAGTTGTGATTGGAGAGACGGCCGAAGTCGGAGACGATGTCACCATATACCAGGGTGTAACGCTTGGAGGAACTGGAAAGGACACTGGCAAGAGGCACCCTACCATAATGGAAAACGTGGTTATAAGCAGCGGAGCCAAAGTGCTAGGGCCATTCACTGTAGGGGCTAACTCCAAAATAGGGGCAGGATCTGTAGTGCTCAAGGAAGTACCGCCTAACTGTACTGTAGTGGGGGTGCCTGGAAGGATAGTGGTGAAAGACAACAAGAGAGTGAATGTTGAAGAGAGTGGCAAAGCTGTGAAAAAAGAAGACTGCTTGAAAGAGATAATGAAGGACATAGACCTTGACCAAGTGGGACTGCCAGACCCTGTAGCAAGGCAGTTTGAAAACCTTGTAAA
This is a stretch of genomic DNA from Andreesenia angusta. It encodes these proteins:
- the cysE gene encoding serine O-acetyltransferase — protein: MEPREAVSVYSIQRRFFVFEIKSEEEIMFRGVVEDIRAIRQRDPAVRSNVEAFLCYPGLHAIWNHRLTHWLYKHRVFLLSRIISNISRFFTGIEIHPGATIGRRVFIDHGTGVVIGETAEVGDDVTIYQGVTLGGTGKDTGKRHPTIMENVVISSGAKVLGPFTVGANSKIGAGSVVLKEVPPNCTVVGVPGRIVVKDNKRVNVEESGKAVKKEDCLKEIMKDIDLDQVGLPDPVARQFENLVKRIEALEEKLEIEKKGKGEEDETL